One window from the genome of Streptomyces sp. NBC_00287 encodes:
- a CDS encoding SDR family oxidoreductase, whose product MANGNGPLSGAVIAVAGAGGPAGRAALLRLAEAGATVVGSDNDPERLAAAVDAASYAHGGATVVGDTVDLLDLKSTNEWATRIEKDFGRVDGLVHLVGGWRGSETFTKTSLDDWDFLELLLIRTVQHTSLAFHEALQRSDRGRYVLISAAGATRPTAGNAAYAAGKAAAEAWTLAMADYFKKAGGEQGPTSAAAILVVKALVHEAMRAERPNAKFAGFTDVTDLAEAIAGVWDKPAAEVNGQRLWLTEKP is encoded by the coding sequence ATGGCGAACGGGAACGGGCCGCTCAGCGGTGCGGTGATCGCGGTGGCCGGTGCGGGCGGACCCGCAGGCCGGGCGGCGCTGCTGCGACTGGCCGAGGCGGGTGCGACCGTCGTCGGCTCCGACAACGATCCGGAGCGGCTGGCGGCGGCCGTGGACGCGGCCAGCTATGCGCACGGCGGCGCCACTGTCGTCGGCGACACGGTCGATCTGCTGGACCTGAAGTCCACCAACGAGTGGGCCACCCGCATCGAGAAGGACTTCGGCCGCGTCGACGGCCTGGTCCACCTCGTCGGCGGCTGGCGCGGCAGTGAGACCTTCACCAAGACCAGCCTCGACGACTGGGACTTCCTGGAGCTGCTGCTCATCCGCACCGTGCAGCACACCTCCCTCGCCTTCCACGAGGCGCTCCAGCGCAGCGACCGGGGCCGGTACGTCCTGATCAGTGCGGCCGGCGCGACCAGGCCGACCGCGGGCAACGCCGCGTACGCCGCGGGCAAGGCCGCCGCGGAGGCGTGGACGCTGGCCATGGCCGACTACTTCAAGAAGGCCGGGGGTGAGCAGGGGCCGACGTCGGCTGCTGCCATCCTGGTGGTGAAGGCGTTGGTGCACGAGGCGATGCGCGCCGAGCGGCCCAACGCGAAGTTCGCGGGTTTCACGGACGTCACGGACCTCGCCGAGGCCATCGCCGGCGTCTGGGACAAGCCCGCCGCGGAAGTGAACGGACAGCGTCTGTGGCTCACCGAGAAGCCGTGA
- a CDS encoding DUF6421 family protein has protein sequence MTEILVQSGVGEQVPPAARVVEHPAWPVLKDAVEQIRPWQSKDGSIDFAAEGAPERSGAEAAVRRVVEAVEELSPLLPHDAAYHAALVKDLRRWAEGGFEVPDFLDSLLAFHPAAKRADGLQHLVVFPMYTQNGNPDRNLEAVVLRMVWPDWLAELERTRYDNPLFCGIKFEDFTAGYDTNSAVLFPETIAVREAPERFTWGGIFCDREAARFRRVTEASVDILGLELPEDIAAMVHDQKRCEEAFVLWDMVHDRTHSHGDLPFDPFMIKQRQPFWMYGLEELRCDLTAFKEAVKLEAEGVPQARDVQFAVLFDRMFRFPVTGERVRNYDGLGGQLLFAYLHKHDVVRWTDNKLFIDWQRAPQVTNQLCADIEQLYRDGIDRPKLVHWFAGYELVSTYLAPHPGSKWAKGPDALDLTQPPRKLVDDVLPDEFPLSMFYEALSKKLKNVIASTKGITADSAERVAA, from the coding sequence ATGACGGAAATTCTTGTGCAGTCGGGTGTGGGGGAGCAGGTTCCTCCTGCGGCCAGGGTGGTGGAGCACCCGGCATGGCCCGTGCTCAAGGATGCGGTGGAGCAGATCCGGCCATGGCAGTCCAAGGACGGGTCGATCGACTTCGCGGCTGAGGGCGCGCCCGAGCGCTCGGGCGCCGAGGCCGCCGTACGGCGTGTTGTGGAGGCCGTCGAGGAGCTCTCCCCGCTGCTGCCCCACGACGCCGCCTATCACGCGGCCCTGGTGAAGGACCTGCGCCGGTGGGCCGAGGGCGGCTTCGAGGTGCCGGACTTCCTGGACTCGCTGCTGGCGTTCCATCCCGCCGCGAAGCGCGCGGACGGCCTCCAGCACCTGGTGGTCTTCCCGATGTACACGCAGAACGGCAACCCCGACCGCAACCTCGAAGCGGTCGTGCTGCGCATGGTCTGGCCCGACTGGCTGGCCGAACTGGAGCGCACCCGCTACGACAACCCGCTGTTCTGCGGCATCAAGTTCGAGGACTTCACGGCCGGTTACGACACCAACTCCGCCGTGCTGTTCCCGGAGACCATCGCCGTGCGCGAGGCGCCGGAGCGCTTCACCTGGGGCGGCATCTTCTGCGACCGCGAGGCCGCCCGCTTCCGCCGGGTCACCGAGGCCTCCGTCGACATCCTGGGCCTTGAGCTGCCCGAGGACATCGCCGCCATGGTCCACGACCAGAAGCGCTGCGAGGAGGCCTTCGTCCTGTGGGACATGGTCCACGACCGCACCCACAGCCACGGCGACCTGCCCTTCGACCCCTTCATGATCAAGCAGCGCCAGCCGTTCTGGATGTACGGCCTGGAGGAGTTGCGCTGCGACCTCACCGCCTTCAAGGAGGCCGTGAAGCTGGAGGCCGAGGGCGTCCCGCAAGCCCGTGACGTGCAGTTCGCGGTGCTCTTCGACCGGATGTTCCGCTTCCCGGTCACCGGCGAGCGCGTGCGCAACTACGACGGTCTCGGCGGCCAGCTGCTCTTCGCCTACCTGCACAAGCACGACGTCGTGCGCTGGACCGACAACAAGCTGTTCATCGACTGGCAGCGCGCCCCGCAGGTCACCAACCAGCTGTGCGCCGACATCGAGCAGCTGTACCGCGACGGTATCGACCGCCCCAAGCTCGTCCACTGGTTCGCCGGCTACGAGCTGGTCTCCACCTACCTCGCCCCGCACCCGGGCTCCAAGTGGGCCAAGGGTCCGGACGCCCTGGACCTGACCCAGCCGCCGCGCAAGCTCGTCGATGATGTGCTTCCGGACGAGTTTCCGCTGAGCATGTTCTATGAGGCCCTGTCCAAGAAGCTCAAGAACGTGATCGCCTCCACCAAGGGCATCACGGCGGACAGCGCCGAGCGGGTCGCCGCGTGA
- a CDS encoding glycerophosphodiester phosphodiesterase, which yields MNFLTIGHRGVMGVEPENTLRSFVAAQQAGLDVIELDLHLSKDGHLVVMHDTDVDRTTDGSGPIAEKTLAELRALDAGKGERVPVFEEVLDAVAAPLQAEIKDVAAARALAEVMGRRDLVSRVEVSSFHDEAVAEIARLVPGVRTALIGSRYGTDIVERAVEVGAGTVCLNIRRLTLEVVEAAREANLKIIGWVVNTQDHLRLVRALGLDGATTDYPEIKRTGRFTA from the coding sequence TTGAACTTCCTTACCATCGGTCACCGCGGAGTGATGGGTGTCGAACCCGAGAACACCCTCCGTTCCTTCGTCGCCGCCCAGCAGGCCGGCCTCGACGTCATCGAACTCGATCTGCATCTGAGCAAGGACGGCCACCTCGTCGTGATGCACGACACCGACGTGGACCGTACGACCGACGGCAGCGGCCCGATCGCCGAGAAGACACTCGCGGAGCTGCGCGCCCTGGACGCGGGCAAGGGCGAGCGCGTGCCGGTCTTCGAGGAGGTCCTGGACGCCGTGGCGGCACCGCTGCAGGCCGAGATCAAGGACGTGGCCGCGGCACGGGCACTGGCCGAGGTGATGGGGCGGCGGGATCTGGTCTCGCGCGTCGAGGTGTCCTCGTTCCACGACGAGGCGGTCGCCGAGATCGCCCGGCTGGTGCCGGGGGTACGCACCGCGCTGATCGGCAGCCGCTACGGCACCGACATCGTGGAGCGGGCCGTCGAGGTGGGCGCAGGAACGGTCTGCCTGAACATCCGCCGCCTCACCCTGGAAGTCGTCGAGGCGGCCCGCGAGGCGAACCTGAAGATCATCGGCTGGGTGGTGAACACCCAGGACCATCTGCGTCTCGTGCGCGCCCTGGGCCTGGACGGCGCGACCACCGACTACCCGGAGATCAAACGCACGGGACGCTTCACGGCCTGA
- a CDS encoding GNAT family N-acetyltransferase — protein sequence METAAGLTFRDATDADVDALVALIESAYRGEASKAGWTTEADILQGQRTDPQGVLEVIKAPDSRLLTVERDGRVVACCQLEHRGTHAYFGMFAVSPVLQGAGLGKVVIAEAERAAREGWGATEMHMTVISVRDDLIAWYERRGYRRTGKMTPFPYGDERFGIPQREDLQFELLTKELG from the coding sequence ATGGAGACCGCCGCCGGACTGACCTTCCGTGACGCCACCGACGCCGATGTCGACGCGCTGGTCGCGCTGATCGAGTCGGCCTACCGGGGTGAGGCCAGCAAGGCGGGCTGGACCACCGAGGCGGACATCCTGCAGGGACAGCGCACCGACCCGCAGGGCGTGCTGGAGGTCATCAAGGCTCCCGACAGCAGGCTGCTGACGGTCGAGCGGGACGGCCGGGTCGTCGCCTGCTGCCAGCTCGAGCACCGCGGCACCCACGCCTACTTCGGGATGTTCGCGGTCAGCCCCGTCCTCCAGGGCGCGGGCCTCGGCAAGGTCGTCATCGCGGAGGCCGAGCGGGCCGCCCGCGAGGGCTGGGGCGCCACCGAGATGCACATGACCGTGATCTCCGTACGCGACGACCTCATCGCCTGGTACGAGCGCCGCGGCTACCGCCGTACGGGAAAGATGACCCCCTTCCCGTACGGCGACGAGCGCTTCGGGATCCCGCAGCGCGAGGACCTCCAGTTCGAGCTGCTGACCAAGGAGCTCGGCTGA